From Pectinophora gossypiella chromosome 18, ilPecGoss1.1, whole genome shotgun sequence, one genomic window encodes:
- the LOC126375323 gene encoding uncharacterized protein LOC126375323: MKYFFLSVVLVVPSVCATWGDRARYDNFTEYFPNLIQETVYELERREWSNLRIDDIPVNISERIYDQNFEGTVNFNNGFLVSIQNIDLIDATQTFFTASTSRITTGSMTGNLRFSDVVVGFDVIAHLEDQGTQRFTATFLYHTINYNIRVAKNLHTDEITVTIDQNNLSGTGNFLIFMPDNDIADVLTRYYTMWSVDTSVTRWGTTIIRPIIEELIPKLGFPNVCFNC, encoded by the exons atgaaatatttcttCCTCTCTGTTGTTTTGGTAGTCCCTTCAGTGTGTGCAACATGGG GAGATCGAGCGAGATACGATAACTTCACAGAATACTTTCCAAACTTGATACAGGAAACAGTTTACGAATTAGAAAGGCGAGAATGGAGCAACCTAAGGATTGATGATATACCAGTAAATATTTC AGAAAGGATTTACGATCAAAACTTCGAGGGCACTGTTAACTTCAACAACGGCTTCCTGGTTTCAATTCAAAACATAGATTTGATTGATGCAACTCAAACCTTCTTTACTGCGTCCACAAGTAGGATCACTACTGGGAGTATGACGGGAAACCTCCGATTTAGTGATGTCGTCGTGGGCTTCGATGTGATAGCACACCTTGAGGATCAGGGAACGCAACGATTCACAGCCACTTTCTTGTATCATACAATAAACTACAATATCAGG GTTGCAAAAAACTTGCATACGGATGAAATAACTGTGACCATAGATCAAAATAACCTTTCAGGAACAGGCAATTTTCTTATATTTATGCCTGATAATGATATTGCGGATGTACTAACTAGATAC tataCAATGTGGAGTGTGGACACCAGCGTTACTAGGTGGGGTACGACAATCATTCGGCCTATTATAGAAGAACTCATTCCGAAATTAGGTTTTCCCAACGTCTGTTTCAATTGttga
- the LOC126375317 gene encoding uncharacterized protein LOC126375317 codes for MKNILWLVFVVYVCDVSCQVVNRVRVKNHRAYIANVIQETIYTLEERQWCNLRLPDVTISVNETIFGKEYLGNATYKNGFLISIQDVAIRNASINQNFVATADGTVRVTVTGELRLIDAAIGYDVVTDFAGTDTHHYTAAYTHPLLTYMFTVIRNATTQEMGVTVVGDQPDSRNIVRMLPRDNISDALTSLFNVGMSKEGVVAWADIIQPIALDVITHRVPFPGFCYNCPVTA; via the exons atgaaaaatatattatggttGGTTTTTGTGGTGTACGTTTGTGACGTAAGCTGCCAAGtag TGAACCGTGTGAGAGTCAAGAACCACAGGGCGTATATCGCGAACGTTATACAGGAGACAATCTACACCCTCGAGGAGAGACAGTGGTGCAACTTGAGGCTCCCTGATGTTACGATAAGTGTCAA TGAAACGATCTTCGGCAAAGAATACCTCGGGAACGCGACATATAAGAATGGTTTTCTCATTTCCATCCAAGATGTAGCAATTAGAAATGCCAGCATCAACCAAAATTTTGTTGCAACAGCAGATGGTACAGTTAGGGTGACGGTAACTGGTGAACTAAGGTTGATAGATGCAGCGATAGGCTATGATGTCGTCACAGACTTTGCTGGCACTGATACTCACCACTATACAGCTGCCTACACGCATCCATTGTTGACATACATGTTTACT GTGATCAGAAACGCGACGACCCAGGAGATGGGAGTCACAGTGGTTGGTGACCAGCCGGATTCGAGGAATATTGTCCGTATGCTGCCTCGAGACAACATCTCTGATGCGCTGACTTCTTTG TTCAATGTCGGTATGAGCAAAGAAGGCGTGGTGGCGTGGGCAGACATCATACAACCAATCGCTCTGGACGTCATCACACACCGAGTACCATTCCCAGGGTTTTGTTACAATTGTCCAGTGACAGCGTAA